TTTGAGGCGATCTTTTCGATTATCGCTTTAGTATTTATCATGGTTTATAAACAGATAAGTATTGTTGACGCATTCTTTATGGAAGTGTTTTTTCTGATCTTTTTTTTGGTGTATACCATTGTTTACACTTATATTTATGACGTGGTAAGAGGCCTATTTTTGGCTCGCACACAGCGTAAACGAATTACTATTATTGATGTTAAAAAAATTGAGTGACGTTAATAGTAATATAAAAACAATGATTATTAACCAGCCAAGGCTGGCTAATAATAGCCAATAAACGTTAACGTTTAGCCGTTTTGAAACTAACGGTTGGACGCTTAGCTTGAATTCGTTTAGGTTTGCTTTTTTGTTGTTCCACACTTAAAAAGCTTTTTTCTTCGGTAGATAACTGTACTAACTCACGTAAATAGTTAACTGAATTAAGATCAAGCTCGGTCCACGTGCCTCTCGATAGCCATTTGGGGAGTGAAATATTGCCATAACGCACTCGCAATAATCGGCTTACTTGTACACCTACCGCTTCCCACATACGCCTAACTTCCCGATTGCGTCCTTCGGTGATAGTCACATTAAACCATTTATTGAGTCCCTGACCACCTTGCGATTTGATTGATTTAAAAGCAGCGGGTCCATCTTCTAGTTGCACACCTTTTCGCAGGCGAAAAATTTGTTCATCGGTGACTTCACCAAATACTCGAACAGCATACTCTCGTTCAACCTCATTACTTGGGTGCATCAAACGGTTAGCAAGTTCACCATCGGTGGTAAATAGTAATAATCCTGACGTGTTAATATCAAGCCGGCCAA
The genomic region above belongs to Orbaceae bacterium lpD02 and contains:
- the rluB gene encoding 23S rRNA pseudouridine(2605) synthase RluB, whose product is MKKPNDNTEKLQKVLANLGHGSRREIEAMIAAKKISVDGKIATLGDRIDIRNQPKIRINGNLITVRPKDKDVCRVLAYYKPEGEICSKTDPNGRATVFTHLPKLKNSRWINIGRLDINTSGLLLFTTDGELANRLMHPSNEVEREYAVRVFGEVTDEQIFRLRKGVQLEDGPAAFKSIKSQGGQGLNKWFNVTITEGRNREVRRMWEAVGVQVSRLLRVRYGNISLPKWLSRGTWTELDLNSVNYLRELVQLSTEEKSFLSVEQQKSKPKRIQAKRPTVSFKTAKR